From Riemerella anatipestifer ATCC 11845 = DSM 15868, a single genomic window includes:
- the ruvA gene encoding Holliday junction branch migration protein RuvA — MIYSLRGIVQELSPTHLIIETGGVGYFVSVSVNTSKHFSIGKESLIYTQQIIREDAHLLYGFSELKEKEMFNLLISVNGVGPASAMIMLSSLELREIAQAILSSNSAVLQKVKGIGTKTAQRIIIDLKDKVLHFGADESDISTVIDNKVKEESLSALEVLGIPKKMSEKLANKILKQNPEIQTEDLVKQILKNI; from the coding sequence ATGATTTACTCTCTACGAGGTATCGTTCAGGAGCTTAGCCCAACCCATTTAATTATAGAAACTGGTGGTGTAGGCTACTTTGTAAGCGTTAGTGTAAACACTTCTAAACACTTTTCCATTGGGAAAGAATCTTTAATCTACACACAACAAATCATTCGAGAAGACGCTCACTTATTGTACGGTTTTTCGGAGCTCAAAGAGAAAGAAATGTTTAACCTACTTATTTCTGTAAATGGTGTAGGACCAGCCTCTGCTATGATTATGCTTTCCTCACTAGAATTAAGAGAAATAGCACAAGCCATACTCTCTAGCAATAGTGCTGTATTACAAAAAGTAAAAGGTATAGGCACCAAAACTGCACAACGAATTATCATTGATTTAAAAGATAAAGTATTGCATTTTGGAGCAGATGAATCTGATATTTCCACCGTTATTGATAATAAAGTAAAAGAAGAATCGTTATCTGCATTAGAAGTTTTAGGAATCCCTAAAAAAATGTCAGAAAAGTTAGCCAACAAAATTTTGAAACAAAATCCAGAAATTCAAACGGAAGATTTAGTAAAACAAATTTTGAAAAACATTTAA